Within the Oncorhynchus clarkii lewisi isolate Uvic-CL-2024 chromosome 2, UVic_Ocla_1.0, whole genome shotgun sequence genome, the region gtgttttaaattgctatattgtatttacttcgccaccatggcctatttattgcctttacctcccttctcacctcgtTTGCTcgcattgtatatagacttatttttctactgtattattgactgtttgttttactccatgtgtaactctgtgttgttatgtgtcgaactgctttgctttatcttggccaggtcgcagttgtaaatgataacttgttctcaacttgcctacctgcaaataagccattacatttcttgttgaccaaattcgacccTCATATGACCATACAACAACGAAACGCCAATTGCTGGAGAAGACAGAAACTTACCCCAATCGTTCTAACTTTAGCATTGAAAATCCTATCTTGACGTTGCATCTCTCGATTACGCCTCCTCTCCAAACTAGCCGCAGCAATGCGGTCCGAAAGTAATTCAGCATTGTACATTTTCCAATCTTCCCTTAGTCTCGCTGTGGTGAGAATCAAATGACCAGGGCTAGAATGCACTCTGCAAACATATCCGTTGCTAAGCTACCCGACATTCGGATACCTATGCTGCTGTTCACAACCAAGTGGGAGAGGTTGAATGccagttgaatgcattcatgTGCATTGAACTCGTTGAAGAAATCcgattggctaatggccaacaagctgtGTCGGTCTCCCATGAACTAAACGTGCAGCCATCATGCTTGTGAACAAAATAATATTAAGAATGTTTTGTTAAACTGCCGAATATGCTGTTAGAGGTAATTTCCTAAAGTGGTGAGGTCAGCATGTGGGCGAAGTCGGAGCTCAGGGACTATagactagtaattaccagttcgAGGGGCGTTCAAGTGGATGTTTCACAGGTTAATTGCTCATGGAAGTCGCTCTGGATATAAGCGTCTGCTAAAGGGACTAAAATGTATATGGTAAATACCATCTTCCCTCTTGGTTATGAACAtagcattatatatatatatatatatatatatatatatccctcttCTGTCTCAGCATGCATGGATTGATCAGTCTTGCAGACAGACATTTTGActacaacaatattttttttttacaactaatTTTATTTATGGCAATCCAAATCAAGGACAGAAAGGCACATTTCCCTTTCAACAAAATTAAATAAGCACTGTTATATCAATGCATAGGCATATGCCACATTTAGGTTAGTAGTCCAACGTGACCCATAGAACAGAATAGCAAACATAAAATGTGGTTTAGTCTAGAGGCAAACATGAATCTCCTCTATGCTGGTCCATTAGAAGGGCTTGATGATGTTTTGGATTTCCCATTTCTGGCCAGTGCATTTCTGGACCACAAGTTTCTGGTTTTGTATTTCTAAGCATCTTTTTGTTTGTCTGTTCTTGAGTTCCTTGCCCTGGAAAAGTATACATATTTTAATGATTTTAAACAGTGGACCTCTTTGGCAAAAAGGAAATAATTTAGGGGTGCATACAGTATAGGAAAGAACTGCCTATATACGTATTAGGAGTGTATTGAGTTCAGTGTCAACTGTGATATGCACCTGCGTGAAGTCCCAGTGAATGCCCATGCCCTTCTGCACGGCCTCGTTACAGTCGTACAGATCAGGAAAAGTGTCTTCTCCACTGTCAGCCAAACACCTGTTGTCATTGTACTTGTGGGACTTTAGGCCACCAACGTAAAGCTCCCCATTACTGTGGTAGTATGTGTGCTGAACGATCAAACAAATAAAGATAGGACATTAGATTTTTCCTTGAATACAGAGCAAAGTTAATTAACTGTAACAGTAGGAGACAGTATTGTAATGAGTTACCTGTGGGCCATAGTTGAAGCAGTCGAAGGCTATAGGTGTATGACCAGGAAAAAGTCCTTGATCTATACATATGTTTGCATCCAAGTTCTTCATCTACAAGTAGAAGGGTCAAATATTAAGCAAGGGATGACATACTTTATCAAACATGTGGATAAATAGCCAGGCATTCAAACCTTCAATTTAAAAACTAGTTTAAAACCACACACAAAAGTACTGTAAAAAACATACCCCTCCATAGGCCAGTATATTGTCCCATGTGTCCAACTGAGGATAAATATTTTCCAGGTACCACTTGAAGGGCTTACATTTCAGCTTTTCTCTGAGCTCCTTTCTCTCTGACACATCACCGATATCTATTCCATGATCCTATTGTTGAGAGTGTGATTATGGATTATTTGTTGTATCCCGCAAAACTCTTGTATTATCAACATATGTAATAAATCAAAAGCTTGCAAAACGTCCGTTTTATGAGTCTCATGAAGGTAGAATTCatgggtaaacatttttttttatgttatCATAAGCTCATACCTTAATTGGAATGTTCCAGGCAATATTGACATTATGTTTGTACTCATCCATCCAGATCTCTGCTGCCCTCAGTGCATTCCTCTTCATGGACATGCTCAGGTCAGGTGCGTAAGGCTTGTGGTTCCTCTCAATGTGGGCGATCTTAGAACAAGGCACTACCTCTATGCTTCCTCCACACAGCCACACCTGAAACATTTACATTATTTGTGGAAGACATTGACACCATTTAATGACCACAGAAAACAATGTTATCGAAAATATCAGATGTTCACAGAatctggtaaaaaaaataatggtgTATAATATTGTTGCTTCTCACCCGCACACCTAGCTCGACATTTTCGCCTCCATACACTTTCATTCCACCATCTAGGGCACCGATTTCACCCAGGAATTTCCTGTCCACCACCATGATTCCCATGACAGAGGGACTCCTGATGACAGAGACAAAGCGTTAAAATAAACACTATACTCGCtgtcaccaccacaaccacaaagATGTGGGTTTGACAGTATGAGTGATTCCATTTGCCTGGTCAACTTACTTTCCTGGCAATGACGTGTCGTTGAGATGGTACCACTCCGGCCTGAAGGACTCATACATACACCATAGAGCCCAGTCAAAAGCATGGGCCGCTGGGACGTAATGGACAACATCCAGGTCGTAGTAATTCACCCTGTCAAACACAGGGGAGACCACCACTGTCCGGTCTGCCTTGATACGAGTCAACAGAGGCTCCGCCCTGCAAGCACAGAGAGCAGAGTCATGGAAAACAACACACTGGCCCTGTTC harbors:
- the LOC139382633 gene encoding probable polypeptide N-acetylgalactosaminyltransferase 8: MQIIYIRSMWVKRLLVLGCILFLSYISLILRNETDKKTDERPTEAQTIDIDRRFSDLESNINKVYDLFKNFEQKQDAIQKMLVDERERFKDQKGVAAPVKSQRGQDEQKLKAQQSPLFQGWGENLSDEDQEEAQALFEKYGYNVFLSDRLPLNRELPETRESKCLQKRYPTDLPSIAVVLIYLDEALSIIKRAIRSIIDRTPEHLLREIILVDDHSSNDDLKGDLDVYVKSIEAQNPLFRMVRVRHIESLGLTQARISGWRAATADVVAILDAHIEVHKEWAEPLLTRIKADRTVVVSPVFDRVNYYDLDVVHYVPAAHAFDWALWCMYESFRPEWYHLNDTSLPGKSPSVMGIMVVDRKFLGEIGALDGGMKVYGGENVELGVRVWLCGGSIEVVPCSKIAHIERNHKPYAPDLSMSMKRNALRAAEIWMDEYKHNVNIAWNIPIKDHGIDIGDVSERKELREKLKCKPFKWYLENIYPQLDTWDNILAYGGMKNLDANICIDQGLFPGHTPIAFDCFNYGPQHTYYHSNGELYVGGLKSHKYNDNRCLADSGEDTFPDLYDCNEAVQKGMGIHWDFTQGKELKNRQTKRCLEIQNQKLVVQKCTGQKWEIQNIIKPF